The following coding sequences lie in one Drosophila sulfurigaster albostrigata strain 15112-1811.04 chromosome 2R, ASM2355843v2, whole genome shotgun sequence genomic window:
- the LOC133837944 gene encoding uncharacterized protein LOC133837944 yields the protein MKAFIIASVCLIGLCSLGSAQFQNGRLEPPNPQLCAQRIIHEKTPDGKGYFFSWRDPQLKGVEEDWLTARNYCRRRCMDSVSLETSLENEWIKQRVVGENVKYIWTSGRLCDFKGCERPDLQPTNVNGWFWTATLQKLAPTTERSQGDWSPNGGIGLPQPDNREFKQNGAPENCLALLNQFYNDGVNWHDVACHHKKPFVCEENDALLKYVRYTNPNLRI from the exons ATGAAAGCGTTCATTATCGCCAGTGTATGTTTGATCGGTCTGTGCAGCCTGGGCTCTGCACAGTTTCAAAACGGACGTCTCGAGCCACCAAATCCACAACTCTGCGCACAGCGGATCATTCACGAAAAGACACCCGATGGCAAAGG CTACTTCTTCTCGTGGAGAGACCCTCAATTGAAGGGCGTGGAGGAGGATTGGCTGACTGCCAGAAACTATTGCCGCAGGCGTTGCATGGACTCCGTTTCTCTTGAGACCAGTCTGGAGAACGAATGGATCAAGCAGCGTGTTGTGGGCGAAAAT GTCAAATACATCTGGACCAGCGGTCGCTTGTGCGATTTCAAGGGTTGCGAGCGTCCCGATCTGCAGCCCACTAATGTGAACGGTTGGTTCTGGACAGCCACTCTGCAGAAATTGGCACCCACCACGGAGCGCTCCCAGGGTGACTGGTCGCCCAATGGCGGCATTGGTCTGCCCCAACCCGATAACCGTGAATTCAAGCAGAACGGCGCACCCGAAAACTGTTTGGCTCTGTTGAATCAGTTCTACAACGATGGTGTCAACTGGCACGATGTTGCCTGCCACCACAAGAAGCCCTTCGTCTGCGAGGAGAACGATGCTCTGCTCAAGTATGTGCGCTACACCAACCCCAATCTGCGCATCTAA
- the LOC133837635 gene encoding dihydropyrimidinase-like isoform X1, with amino-acid sequence MSTSPKPVKKVPIHLQSAQNRVYIKNGEIVNHDKSFKADVYIEDGTIKFVGPASEITVPGGVRIIDAAGRMILPGGIDPHTRLQCPSGDAVSIDDFYGGTKAAVAGGTTMIIDCVLPSKHESLVEAYDKWRSWADPKVCCDYALHVGITWWSKSVSEEIGILSKELGVNSLKMYMAYKGLYMLSDAELLDVLERIRSLNGVAMVHAENGDIIAKNTNRLLAEGVTGPEAHELSRQEEVEAEAVHRACVLAHQMKTPLYVTGVTSKSSAELVGRARRSGYCVFGETLASSIGRSMSNVPKSERIYYITSPPIRMSAETPRQLMKSLAYDDLQVTGSDNCTFSKKQKEVGAHDFTKIPSGVNGVEDRMSLVWEKGVHQGLLDPCRFVAVTSTNAAKIFNVYPQKGRIAVGSDADLVIWNPQATRTISKQTHHHASDFNIFEGMTVHGVPEFVLVRGRICVENETVRVAEGFGRFIPMAVRPPFVYDIIEGKVQTTERSSEHHEEHQNGNLAKKYAELDILIPPQEPISAMLAGNLPMPAEGSICSTPSVRGRVDGKRDLQESSFSISEELDKSGVRACIKVKNPPGGKSSGFW; translated from the exons ATGTCGACCAGCCCAAAGCCTGTCAAGAAAGTGCCCATTCACTTACAAAGTGCCCAGAATCGAGTGTACATCAAAAATGGTGAAATCGTCAATCACGACAAGAGTTTCAAGGCGGATGTTTACATCGAAGATGGCACAATAAA atTTGTTGGACCTGCCAGCGAGATTACAGTTCCAGGCGGTGTGCGGATCATTGATGCAGCAGGCAGAATGATTTTGCCGGGTGGCATTGATCCTCATACGCGTCTTCAGTGTCCCTCAGGAGACGCTGTGTCCATCGATGA TTTCTATGGTGGAACGAAAGCAGCAGTTGCCGGTGGCACAACCATGATAA TTGATTGTGTTCTGCCAAGCAAACACGAGTCCTTGGTCGAGGCCTATGATAAGTGGCGCAGCTGGGCAGATCCGAAGGTTTGTTGTGACTACGCTCTGCATGTGGGTATCACTTGGTGGTCCAAATCGGTATCCGAGGAGATTGGCATACTAAGCAAGGAACTGGGTGTCAATTCACTCAAAATGTACATGGCCTACAAGGGGTTGTACATGCTGAGCGACGCTGAGCTGCTGGATGTGCTCGAAAGAATCAGAAGCCTTAATGGCGTGGCGATG GTCCATGCTGAGAATGGTGACATTATAGCCAAGAACACAAATCGTCTTTTAGCCGAAGGTGTCACTGGGCCCGAAGCACATGAATTGTCGCGTCAGGAGGAAGTTGAGGCTGAAGCTGTCCACCGAGCTTGCGTCTTGGCTCATCAG ATGAAGACTCCTTTGTACGTCACTGGCGTCACCAGCAAATCCTCCGCCGAACTTGTGGGTCGAGCACGTCGCAGCGGCTATTGTGTGTTTGGTGAAACTCTGGCCAGCTCCATTGGTCGTAGCATGAGTAATGTGCCCAAATCTGAACGAATTTACTATATCACCAGTCCACCAATTCGCATGTCTGCGGAAACACCAAGACAATTGATGAAATCATTGGCATA TGATGACTTGCAGGTCACTGGCAGCGATAATTGTACCTTCAGCAAGAAGCAAAAGGAAGTTGGTGCACatgattttacaaaaattccGAGTGGCGTCAATGGTGTCGAGGATCGCATGTCGTTGGTGTGGGAGAAGGGCGTCCATCAGGGGCTGCTCGATCCTTGTCGTTTCGTGGCCGTAACTAGCACTAATGCCGCAAAGATTTTTAATGTCTATCCACAAAAGGGACGCATTG CTGTTGGCTCCGACGCTGATCTGGTCATTTGGAATCCACAAGCCACGCGAACGATCTCCAAGCAGACTCATCATCATGCTTCCGATTTCAATATATTCGAGGGTATGACAGTGCACGGTGTTCCAGAATTTGTCCTCGTGCGTGGACGCATTTGTGTTGAGAACGAAACTGTGCGTGTGGCTGAAGGATTTGGACGATTCATACCGATGGCAGTGCGTCCTCCTTTTGTCTATGACATTATTGAGGGCAAAGTGCAAACAACTGAACGATCATCCGAACACCACGAAGAACACCAAAATGGCAATCTGGCCAAGAAGTATGCTGAATTAGACATATTAATACCGCCTCAGGAACCCATTTCAGCAATGCTTGCTGGTAACTTGCCCATGCCAGCAGAAGGTTCTATCTGCAGCACGCCCTCAGTGCGAGGTCGCGTCGATGGCAAACGAGATTTGCAGGAATCATCCTTCTCCATAAGCG AGGAATTGGATAAATCAGGTGTTCGCGCTTGCATTAAGGTTAAGAATCCACCTGGCGGAAAGTCCTCTGGCTTCTGGTAA
- the LOC133837635 gene encoding dihydropyrimidinase 2-like isoform X2 codes for MKTPLYVTGVTSKSSAELVGRARRSGYCVFGETLASSIGRSMSNVPKSERIYYITSPPIRMSAETPRQLMKSLAYDDLQVTGSDNCTFSKKQKEVGAHDFTKIPSGVNGVEDRMSLVWEKGVHQGLLDPCRFVAVTSTNAAKIFNVYPQKGRIAVGSDADLVIWNPQATRTISKQTHHHASDFNIFEGMTVHGVPEFVLVRGRICVENETVRVAEGFGRFIPMAVRPPFVYDIIEGKVQTTERSSEHHEEHQNGNLAKKYAELDILIPPQEPISAMLAGNLPMPAEGSICSTPSVRGRVDGKRDLQESSFSISEELDKSGVRACIKVKNPPGGKSSGFW; via the exons ATGAAGACTCCTTTGTACGTCACTGGCGTCACCAGCAAATCCTCCGCCGAACTTGTGGGTCGAGCACGTCGCAGCGGCTATTGTGTGTTTGGTGAAACTCTGGCCAGCTCCATTGGTCGTAGCATGAGTAATGTGCCCAAATCTGAACGAATTTACTATATCACCAGTCCACCAATTCGCATGTCTGCGGAAACACCAAGACAATTGATGAAATCATTGGCATA TGATGACTTGCAGGTCACTGGCAGCGATAATTGTACCTTCAGCAAGAAGCAAAAGGAAGTTGGTGCACatgattttacaaaaattccGAGTGGCGTCAATGGTGTCGAGGATCGCATGTCGTTGGTGTGGGAGAAGGGCGTCCATCAGGGGCTGCTCGATCCTTGTCGTTTCGTGGCCGTAACTAGCACTAATGCCGCAAAGATTTTTAATGTCTATCCACAAAAGGGACGCATTG CTGTTGGCTCCGACGCTGATCTGGTCATTTGGAATCCACAAGCCACGCGAACGATCTCCAAGCAGACTCATCATCATGCTTCCGATTTCAATATATTCGAGGGTATGACAGTGCACGGTGTTCCAGAATTTGTCCTCGTGCGTGGACGCATTTGTGTTGAGAACGAAACTGTGCGTGTGGCTGAAGGATTTGGACGATTCATACCGATGGCAGTGCGTCCTCCTTTTGTCTATGACATTATTGAGGGCAAAGTGCAAACAACTGAACGATCATCCGAACACCACGAAGAACACCAAAATGGCAATCTGGCCAAGAAGTATGCTGAATTAGACATATTAATACCGCCTCAGGAACCCATTTCAGCAATGCTTGCTGGTAACTTGCCCATGCCAGCAGAAGGTTCTATCTGCAGCACGCCCTCAGTGCGAGGTCGCGTCGATGGCAAACGAGATTTGCAGGAATCATCCTTCTCCATAAGCG AGGAATTGGATAAATCAGGTGTTCGCGCTTGCATTAAGGTTAAGAATCCACCTGGCGGAAAGTCCTCTGGCTTCTGGTAA